TCCCCATCTTCTCTCTGCTTCTATCACAGCATGCATTTTAGAGTCAGCAGCAGCAATCCAGAGCCTCACCACATTTAATGTAATTTTTTCCTCCCCCCAATAGCTGAAATGGGCCGCGTTTGATAGTAGTGGCATGAGTAAAATGTCACCGGGCAAACAGCAAACTCGAACACTTGTAAGTCAATTTACTCTTTTACTCTAGTGTGATGACATTCAGAAGTACAGCACGGACAACACTCGCTCGCAGCTGGCCCCTCATTACTGCAGACTGCAGCCcggttgctatggaaacaacAACACCAGAGAACAGGGTCCGCTGgtaccagaaaaaaaaagaaagacaactAGTTTCATAGAATGAAAAACTAGTCAAGCACGGCAATTACATGTATGAACTTATTTAGTTATATCAGATTTTGTTTTTCAGAATGTTTGGTTTGAGGTTATTTTGATTTTGTGGTAAACTGTTGTATAGGTGAGCAATCCCAGGATCCATTCAGATCTATTCATAATTGATGAAAAGGACTACTACTGTACACTTGTTTTTATTTGACAGAATATGTGCTTAATGCTTCCTTTATTTTAATTAATAACTCATGAGGTTCCAATTACTGTCTGTCCTATTAACTAAAACAGATGGTCCTTTACACCTTACTGATAGAGACTCTCAATTCAGTTCCTCCACGCATCATTTGGGTATTGACAGGCTGACTCAATCACTTGAATGGTATTATGCAAATACTGTTAGCTTAAACATCCACCTGCTGAAATAAGCATGCTTTTGTCTTTGTTATtagctgtgtgtccatgtctaAACTAGAGTGTAATCACATTTTCTGAAAGAAATGCCGTATATTTCCTCGACTGAGGACAGAAGCaaatgtgtgatttttttcttagAGGAGTGTGCAGAATATTTTTAACCCCACCATTATATTTCTACATAAAATGCTTCAAATCAAATATATTATGGCTCACTGCCAGGGTATTTAAAATGGTCTTTACTAAAGCACTCTATGTCTAATGAATgaacatcaacatcatcatATTTGCTAGCACTGCAAAACTTCTAGAGCAGTCATTTCCTGTCTGAGTCGTGGCTGTGagccaaaataaaaataattaattaaAGAAAAAACATGCCCATTTTAAAATGAGGACTGGGAAGATGCTGAGTTGCTTATTCTTCATAATAGGCACTAAATCTGCATGTCTTATCTTTCTACCCTGTCTGTCAATTTTCAGGGTAACCTTTAAGTCTAAATGGGACTGCATTGTTATCCTTCAGGtagtggctggtgtgtgtgtgtgtgtttgtgtctgtatatatgtgtgtgtgtgagagagagtgatagtgtgcgcctgaatgtgtgtgtgtgtgtgtgtgagagagagagagagagagtgactgtgtgtgaactgcagtgtatgtgtgtgtgtggtgcctttGTGCAGCAACAACTGTTGAGGATCATAATGTGTGACAGAGCAGGATATCCAGGCTCCCAGGGACATGCTCCCTCCACAGAAGGAACATCTGCTGCCCAGTATGCTATAGAGACGACAGCTTTGATGGCTGTTGTCAGGctagcagaaagagagagagagagggtgaggctCAGGGAGCTCAGGAGATGGCAGGTGAGCTGAAGGGAACATGCAGTGCAGGGACAGATTGTATAGGATGTTATCCTATTACCAGCAATTTATTGACCGGGGTCTCCGGCGCCTGGACAGTTTCAATTACGGGCCGGTGTATGTTTGGCTTAAAGAGCATATGTTTGGATACAATATGACCACACTCATGATTAAATATGTAGAACTACATTGTTAGAGTCTGGATAAGATTAAATATGTAGAATTACATTGTTAGAGTATGGTTAAGATTTCTGATTTAATGTGCATAGGCAGTTTTGTCTGGGATAGGTTGTATGTTTTATATTGCTGTGCAATTAATGTATATGTGTACATAACTTTTAACCCTCATGTTTCGCACTTTGCACTTGACTGCTAGTATAGTATGTACCTGTAGGAACATGTTTTCAGTGACCATTATAGTTACCATGGCCACTGAAAAAAAAGACACTTTATGGTTTttatttattgtcattgtacagcacaaagccaatgaaatgcagttaacAATTCAACAGAGATGCAAGACATAAGAATGATTTAGTGATAAATTGCAGTATATGACTGCATACTGATGTCCCTGTCCATTCTGCCCTCTTCCTCATACTCACTTcttacctctcctctcctcctcaggcGTGGCTCACAGCTGTCCATCACCCCTCTGACTCTTAGTAGAATGGACACCCTGCTGCACTGGGGCCACTGGCCTTGTCACCGCATGAGGTAAAGCCCCTCATCGCCTCGCCTCGCTGCAGCGTCGCCATGGAGACAGAGAGCTACACCACCCTGCGTCTGGAGACCAGCGATGGCACGGGGACGGTGGCGAGCGTCGGCATCCTGGAGAGCCACGGCGGCTCGGCCCTTCCGCCCCCCGTGGCGTGGCAGACGCCGTACCCGATCAGCTTCCAGGTGTCCCTGACCAGCTTCCTGATGCTGGAGCTGGTCCTCGGCTTCAGCAGCAACCTGACGGTGCTGGTGCTCTACTGCTCACAGTCCAACTTGGTGGACTCGGTCAGCAACCTGGTGACGGTCAACCTGCACATCCTGGACATTGTGGTGTGCGTGCTGTGCCTGCCGctgacggtggtggtggtgctgctgccgcCCGGTCGCGACCTGGCGCTCATCTGCTGCTTCCACGAGGCGTGCGTCACCTTCGCCAGCATCTCCACGGCCATCAACGTGCTGGTCATCAGCATGGACCGCTACGACATCTCCGTGCGGCCGGCCAACCGGCTGCTGACACCGCGCTGGGCCGGGCTGCTGCTGGCGGCCGTCTGGGCCGTCTCGCTGGCCGTCTTTTTCATCCCGTTCATCGAGGTGGACTTTTTCGCCTCGGAAGAAGAAGCAGCGGCGGAGGAGAACGGCGGCGCATCAATcaccgccgccaccaccacccagTCGCCGGAAGCGGTGTGGCACAACCGGACGTTGCTGTGCATGGGCGGGCAGGGCTACCACATGGGACTGGGCATGTACTACCACCTGCTGCTGCAGGTGCCCATCTTCTTCGCCACGGTGGTGGTGATGCTCTTCACGTACTCGCGCATTCTCCGCGCCCTCAACATCCGCATCGGCTCGCACATGCGCAAGAACCAGCGGGGCGGTGGCTGCGGCGCCCGACGAAGCCTGGGCTGCCGGGGTCGCCGCGGACGCCGTCACCGACGCAGCAAAGCCgagcagcaggaggagcaggaggccgCTGAGCAGACCAAGCAGCTCACCCACCCGCCGCTAATCTCATCACCCACCCCCACGGCCACCTCCCCCCCGGCCCTGTCCACCGTGCCCCTGGTGGGTGGAGCGGACAGCAGCGCGGCGGCGTCCCCGTCCCCGGCGGTGGCGCCGGTGGCCTCCGTCGGGGTCCAGGCCTCGGTGTCAGCCATCATTGCCCTGCGGCGGGCCGTGCGGCGGCACCGGGACCGGCGGGAGCGGCAGCGCCGCGTCTTCCGCATGTCGCTGATCATCATCTCCTCCTTCATCGGCTGCTGGGCGCCCATCTCGGTGGCCAACGTGCTGATCCTCTGCCTGGGCCCCAACGACACGCTGGTCTCGCTGCGGCTCTGCTTCTTGGCCATGGCCTACGGCACCACCATCTCCCACCCACTGCTCTACGCCTTCACACGACAGAAGCTGCGGCGGGTGCTCAGGGCCAAGGTCAAGAAGCGGGTGGTCTCGCTGCTGCAGGTGGACCCCTCGCCCGGGGGCACTGTCATACACAACTCCTGGGTGGAGCCGCGTAAGAGCCGCAAACATCGCACGGAGGGTAGCGACGCCACGGACCGCTGCCTGACGGAACCGCTGTGACAGAGCCATGTTCAGCACTGCAGTACTACAATCAAGGCTCCAATTATGGATGCCAATCGTGTTCTAACCACAGAGCTGTGAAGAAAGCTCTTACACTACTCAAAACAGTAAGACCACAGTAAGACCACAGTCTTTAAGTGGTCTTCAGAACCCTATAATCTATCTCAAAAGGAGTACCTTGGGAATAATGTATTATTACCCAGGATGTAATAATGGTCAAACACATATTTTGAGTAGCGTTTAGCAGACATATGTTGTCAAGTGGATATTTTGTAGTTGTCATGTTTTTTAGCAAAAAGTAATACAATTTTCAAAGACTAGATAGCAATATAATGTTCAATAAGGGCAGTATCTAGTTAAAGCTCTGCCTCTTTCCTGTGTCTATGAATGTAAATCTTCTATACACTTGTTAAAAAAACAGTACTAGTTGATGTAAATGTTTTCTTTGGGACAATTCTTTTGTATTTGAGTTGAATGAATAAATTACAAAGGAAAAGGTGAGTGTATCTGGATATGGTCTGCCAGCCTATTTTCCGCAGCCCAACAAAAGACAAACTTGGGATGCCAAAGGTGTGTTCATTAAACAGCTCATGTGCTGGTGAAGACAGGGGTGATAGAAATGTAACGGCACCATCAGGTTTCCTTAGCAACTGCTAGTGGGAAAAAGTTTTACATCTGACCACCAGCATACCAGATGAACACAATACATGCAATTTCACATGCAGATGCTGTTTTCAGTCTCGGCCTGGCTGTCTGGCCCCTAGCCACTTCTCTGAATACTGACTcatacacccccacacacacatacaactctTGGGATTTACACACTGACATTGTACGGGTCTCTGCACCTAGACTATGTTTACACCAAAGGTATGGTCGACATCTTCTGACAACATCCTGACAGTTGTTAAATCAGCTGCTCAGTATGAGAGTGTAGAAATGCAAGATGAGGAACAAATTTCCATCttagagagcacacacacacacacatagactcacaCACAGCCAGCTGAGGAGACAGacaaaaatgcatacatacacgcaaaaaacaacaacaaatgaagAGTTAGGTTCTaaaacgctatatcctccattttttaacaaatttttattttcattatcattcaattatcattttttttacattttgttttccaggtAATTTTAGtaactgtaattgggttattgttatttgatttatctttacccAATCAGAACAGCAaaactgcaattttattgatattacctgaaatacacacttAAATAACATGATGTattattgtttttaaaaatggatatatagcgttttggaaccaaattcTTCAAATTTACACAAAATACCAGTTAGCTTTGCCCTGTCAAAAAACGACTCATGCCTTAATTCTGCTCAGAGGGTATCCAAGGTGCTGAATGTGTTCTGTATCAAAAACGAGAGTAAGTGGATAgagatgttttgacattgtactCTGTGTTATAGAGAAATGTGTGTCTGTAGCTCTTTGCCCATCGGTCTACTCCACTATTGTGTCTGGACATCCAGTGTGTGCTCCACAGTTGAAATTGTGAATTGTTGTGACAGTAAATTGAGCatgatgtgtgtgaacataATGTTTTATTTCGATGTGCTTTTTGTAACGAATGATCCTTTGTAATTAAGATaagtgaggggtgtgtgtcttTTTAAAAGGCTTTAATGGCTCAGCCTACCTATAATTCAATTGTAGGTGATCCAGTGCATTAGGTGTCGGCTATTTGTATGCTTGTTGAAaggtgtgtgaatatgtgtgtttatttgtatgtctgtttgtgtgtgtgtgtgtgtgtgtgtgtgtatgacagagagagagacagagagagtttgcATGTATTTCCAGAAACAATGTGGGATGTGATGTGTATAAAAAAAGTAGATTCAGGGTCAAGTATAAACACTAATTAATGTACATATTTAAAGTTTGTACATATTTCTTGACTAACCAGTCTGTAATCTTTTGATTTTGATTGTACATCCTTTTATGTGCAAGATTGGCTTACCTCAGAATCACATATTTGAACTCATGTTCCAACTAAACGTCATATGTACATTCAGTACTAAAGATCACATATAAGATTATAAGTAGGTTAACTTCATACACATGATGTGAAATGACAAATAACATTGTACTTAAGTCAGTGACTACTGCTCACATTTCAGTGAGTGCCACTTATCATTtgatataataataatgtaatgaatAATGTTGTTCTGTGTTGCTCTTTATATGTATAATATGTGAGAATAATAGGGATAGAATGTGATGGTGTTGTTTGACTTGTGACAGTGAAACAGCGAAGCAAacagatgaaaaacaaaaaacaaaagtgaTGTGGTAAACCAGAGGTTCAGACTCATCTGACACCCAGTTACACAGGTGTAACACCTTTGAATcctgagagaaagaagagagaacaagTACAAAACAAGACAGCCAAAGGCCTGTATATACTTTTGTAAGATGGTTATGTGGTGGCTGACAAGACAATAAGGTTAAAGGGGACTGCAGGTAGAGATATTTTTTATAGCATCTGCGATCTGGGTATCGCAGGGTTAAATGCAGTATGTTGGATTTAACGACACACCATGTTTCTTTGTGTTGAAATAGACGCACATCCAAAGCCCATGCACTGCATGCACTCACGTGATGTTGCAATTATTATAGTATCTCCACTGTGCTGTTTTCTTGTATGTAAAGAATTTCTGTTTCAATAAATCTGACAGATATCCTCTTTGCAATTGTGTGGCTTTTGTTGCAACAGGAGTGATACTCGGGCTGCATAGAGGCAGTTTGCTCAGTGTGACTAAAGAGGGAGATATCAGAGAGACTATCTATGCGCTGAAATGGCTGTTAGTTTAAGTTTGTGGGCTGTACAGAGCACTGTGAGAGAGCGATCACTCTCGCTGAGAAAGCTTCCTGCTGTGTGGGCTGTAGCTTCGGGGAGAGGGAGAATCAGAAGAGCGCGGCAACTTATACAACAGGCcacaacacagacacgcactaatgcacacatgaacacagacactcacacgcaaatcctcccttctctccctcacctcatacatagcctatctctctcatacacccacacagacacacacacatgagataaTGATAAAGATAACAATAACTAAGATAAAGATAATGATTTTCCAACTCTAACATATGAAAATCACAATTCAAATTTTCAGTAATGGATTTGATCTGAATGTTCAACCATATTTCAGATTATAGCTGATTTGTGTCACATCTGTCTCCATGGCCGATCCACGGGCCTCCCTAATAATAGCCATACCCATCAGAGTCATTTGCTCTCAGGATACTGAattcagacacaaaaacatgaaaatcaCTCAGCAATCAAAGCTAAACATGACAGATTTACTGTAAACAGATCTTCGATTCATGTCAGCTAGTGCGCAATTACTTCATCTTCCTGTGACCTTGATGACCCCTGATCAGATGCATCTGTAGTGTCCGGAGGATGTCAAAAGAATCACGACGACGAGATGTTTTTTGGCCAGTTTGTTTTCCGTAGACAACCGCAAGAGTGCACGAGGTGAGTttttttcaaatgcaaaatatcTGTCAAGGTTTTAGAAGCGTTGGTGTGGTTGTAGGCTTCTCTCAAGCCGAATAACTGTAACacaaggtaggcctacattattttAATTTATAATATAGAGTATGGTTAGATTAATTGCACAAAATAGAAATATGAAgagataacgttagctaaccttAGTCAGTCCTCACCCAAACATTTTGGAATCTGCTTTTCCAAGCTGCGTGCTTGTAAAAAGGCCTAGTGTCAGACTTTGATATGTAACTGATACATTCCAGATGAATGTTATTTGTCTGAAAATCCTGTCACTGTAACGTTAATTTATCACACTTGAAGCTCTTTAAGCTAGGCTACTAGTTGCCAATCAATGAATGTGACCTTGAAAATGTGGAATTTAACTTTAGCTTTGTCAACTAAAGCTATAACAAATTCTCAGAGTGGAATCATAAATAAGGGGTAGCCGTGCATAATAGTTCAAAACGTTATTTCCACTGACGTAAATgttacatgtcaatgaaacaCTGGTCAACTGTCACGATTAGGCCTCTTTTGAATCgtcattaattaaatatcacTCAAATATGAGTTTGGTGCCCCCAAGAGGTTTACAGTGGAAACAAAAATACTGTCAatcacatttgaaatgcattGTGGGACTGCTGATGTACaagccgaaatagctcagttgggagagcgttagactgaagatctaaaggtccctggttcgatcccgggtttcggcaaAGTAGCCGGAGTGCATCCTTTTGCAAAAGAATAGTTTTGCCATAGCGGTTCAGCTGACGCGAGAGAGAACAGCCATGTCAGAGTTATGTAGAGAGACATGGCTGTAGAGACATACATGGCTCTGTCCTATGTGCTGACAGAAAATTCGAAAACAGAATTTGTCACTGTGATCAGTTAAGTTATAAAGATAATCAATAATTGATCAGCAATtaacacggctcttcagagtgctgcagaaagttccattcacatgaatgcgccttcccaacgttcgggcctatgttaaatctatataaatcaccgggaaagtatataatcaccgctgtcaatggcaatgggttgattaacgtctttcatatccctccgcaagaattccgttcgcttattgcaatggaatttcattgaaagggaaagtaagctagtaagacgttgccacgcaacacctgaaactgtcaagttatatctgtgtggcgaactatttattttatcagcagaagacacgaaacggtagcaaaatcatttttaaagattcattgtgttaggtttcttttctcgttttggcaagtagccgtgtaataagcgggataatgtattgtccgccggtaattatcagaaaataagtcccgacagggagaacagaaccccgacgcgcagcggaggtaATATACGTAAATAACCGGTGACTCGGGTAAGATTTCTGTGTGCACTTTGGTTTGATTAACGACCGTGTTCGCCATCTCGTAGTGAGCTAGGTTTCAGTTTCCCAATGGATGTGCTGTGTACATTTTACAAATATTTTTCGTCGTGGCCATATTTTCAGCAACAGTGAGTTACGGAGTGCTCTCTGTAAAGAAAAAGTGGTCTaaggtaggctaggctatcataaaaaGCATTCACTTCcgcataaaaaaaaatgatgcaGATAGAACACTAGGGGGAGCTGTTCCATCACAAACAAGGTAGCCACACAGATGATACAGATGAAGTATGATGCCCTGAACGCATAAAAATGATTTCTAAATGATTGTTTGGTTTGTAAATAGTCCACATCGTGGTATGTTATTACCAGTTAATGCTGTTAATTACTGAAACTTGCAGAAGTGGTTATGTTAAGCATTTGACCCTGTCTGTTGTTGGGCCCTGGCTTACGCAAGGCCTACTGGCATGTCAGTTCTGTATGCCAGTTAGGTGGAAGCACTGTTCTGTTCACCAAGAGTGGTTCTGCAAGCACAGCGAACAAAACATAGTGGGGGCATTTGCGTCACATCCATTGAAAGTGCAGCGAATGCCTCACTTACTTTCCTCCCTTGCTTCACCCCTCCTGTTGGTGCACTAATCAGCAAGTATACACTCAGTGAATGGAGCCCTTTGGATTGAGGCACAAGAACTGAATTGGAGGGAGCGAGGTGCAGGACAAATGGGTGGGTGCAGAGTGTTCCCAGTGACGGACAGATCACACTGATGGAGTCCAGTTAGGGCGATGGCTTTCAATGACTGATTGACAGATCCAGAAAGCACACATTTAAAGTGCAATTTGTATCCGTCACAACAAGCCCTCTCCATTAAATATCCCTATTCCTTTTCTAGGAaggggttgagagagagagagagagctcaggctgtcagttgtgtgtatgcatgatctaggctttattttgtgtgtgtgtgatattttatGGAGTGCACAGTagggctgcaacaattaatCAATTAGTTGTTGGCTATTAAATTAATCATCAACTGTTTTGgtaatcatttttttttactacttcaAAATTCTCAGATTTTTACCTCCTTCAATTTAAATATGTTCTGCTTCAATTACTCCTCTATGATAGTAAAGCAAATATATGTACCGCGAGGACTAAACAATGAATTTTAGTACATGGGCCTATTCTTGGGCTTTGGGAAACACACATTGTTATTTTTCTGGCATTTTATCAATTAAACAGCCATTTGAGTAATTGATAAAATAATAGAGGAATTAATcgactataaaaaataatcattaGATGCAGTCCTAGTGTGCACTGCGCAGAAGTTTCAACAGCAGCTCAGATTGAATAAATAGTCAGTTGGTGTTGCTGTGTCATAAATCTAATTTGTTTATGCCTGTAATTGCTGCAGTAGCTTATGTGGTCAGAGGGTTTGGAGGAGTTTGGCAGAGACTAGCCTAATTCCCCTTCTGGTGCCCATAAAGTGTGTGTCTAACAGCCATGAGGATGTGGTCTTTTCATAATTCCCCGAAACTGCCTGATCATTCTGGGTAGCCTTTTTAATTGCAAAACACGCACAGGGTAATATTATTAGATAAGGAAGGCCTAATTGCTCAAATATGCTCTACAAAACTTCACACCACAGCACCCACAAGGAAAACATAATAATATGGATATTAGACGAATTCTGCAGCAGAGTTAATATAAACAAAACAAGTCTCTGTGGCCTCCCTTCACCCCAGGTTGGTTTCCCATGTACTTTCTTCAGGGGGAAGGCCCCAAACCCAACGGACTGCCCCAAGGCTCGATTCAATTTTGGTAATTGAATTACACATTCAGGTGGAGAGAGCCACAGAGTGCCAGACGTCAGAGAGGCAGCGCCTCAGCCAATTCAGTTTGCTCCAGTTAATCCCATTCAGAACGCACACAGCAACCCACTGGCATGTACTGGTAAGTCTGGCATGGGCTGCGGCGTTGCGTAACACTGACTTACACAGTCACAGTAAACACATCCTGgtctattttgtgtgtgttcgcgtatgtttgtgtacatgtgtatgtgttctttttCAGTCTGATGCCTCTTTGATTGATGTGTTTAGTGGAACCCTGAGGGTGGGAGGGTGATAGAAATGACATGGATGATAGCAGAACACAGGCAGATGGCAAGCAACACAGAGCAACAGTGAGACACATATTAATAGGAAGATGGTTGAAAGAAGGGTGTTCATTTGGGCACTCAAACTGTgaaattgtgttttatttttgaaaacggtTTCATTTTTTTGTCTAAGGAAAGGGTTGTTTCGGAGGTAGCCTATTTCAAATATGAACTTTTCATATTTATATCTTTACATCTAGTCATTTAAAAGCCATGCACAATAAAAATGCACTTGGATGAGGTAGTAGTAAATCTTTTTTTAATCTTGTTTTTTGCACCTTTGTTGATCAGATAAAATGGGTCAGGATTGAGACTTCGCAACACAAGGCAAACCTGTCCTTGGAAGAAACTACTTGAACAGTAGTCATGGTAACTGCAAAAAAAAACCTGGTGTTCTGTTTCCATGTCTCAATATTCTATCCACTGGTTGCTGCAAACATCCTCGGCTTTAGGAAGAGGTTGACCGCTGGGGCTTGTGGTCAATTGAAACTATTTACACTGGATGCCTTCCAAATCCAACTGTATTATTCAGTGTTATCTTTTCATTGTGCCCACCGCTGTTGCACCTAGCCCCGCTGAGCCTGCTCCCATTGTGACCTCAGAAAGACGGTCTCCATGTACACCATAGTGGAGATCAGAAAAAGAACACACAGAAGGATCATGGGATTGAAATGGTCATCTCCCATCGCTAACAGGCCAGTACTAGCACTTTGTACCGTAGTGTGTGCTGATTTCCAACTGTGGCCGTGTGCATTGAGGGACTGTTTCCATTTGGTACCCAGCAGTAGAGGCACCACTTACCGGAAGCGCTGCAACTAATTCTTTTGTAGAGTAATCCACTAATCACTGCATACAGGCTTTGACACATAATGGACAGAGAGCTGGTTGGGTTCTGGACCTCGCTTTTTAACAAATCGTTTTTCTCCTGTTGACAGAGCCTCTCTTCACCTGGGTTTTACAATGCAAGCCTTTTCCCTTTTGCGTCATACTCAACTTAATTAATCGTGTTTTTTTGTCCCCTTCTGGGCAGGGCAATGAGTCAGCATTTCTTAAGCACGGAGTGTAGTGACACGGCCCTTGCGGGCTATAACTTGTGTTCCAGCAATCTCTGTCAACATGAGTATAATCAAATACCAAAAGCTACAGCATTAATAGCCTTGCGTGGGGCGCAAGAGCTTGTCctcacataggcacacacacgcacacacagcgtGAGCTAGAGAGCAAGGCAAGATACGTGAACAGTCGGAAATCGGTAAGCTAGCCTGTCTCTGGAGAAAAGAAGCAGCATCATGTGTAACACCTGCCTGGTGTGTCACCTCCCCATTGTCAAGCTTGACCGAGGTTTAACGAGGCAAGTGCTTTTAAAGGCCACTCACGTCGTTGTGATGGGCATGAGGGGGAACATCATGCACTCACACCACCTTTCATGTTGATTCCAAGTCCTGTATTTATTATGGcgcaccgggggggggggggagaattaTTCACTCCAAACGCACAGCATTTAGTAGGGGAGTGAGACTTGAGAACAGAATGTGAACCATCTCCTTCCATTGTGTTTGGAGTGTGGAGGCTCCATTGTTTTTGCAGAGACGCTGCGTGGAGAATAAATAGCCCACACACTCCATCAGAACAGCATAGGCGAATAGGCCTGGGGATTGTTCCGGCTCTAATTTATGCAGATGTGACTCTGCGGTCAGCTCTCCTTCGAACACTCCGGGCCATGACCCGCCGGGACATTCTGCGTCATCATGGCTCTGGCTCTCAGCAGAGGCACACATACGTAGCTGTAGTGTGGCCCGGGCCCACATAAACACATCCTTCACCCCGACAATGGACAGTCTCGAAGGCGACGTGATGTGGGTCATGTGCTTTCACTTCTGTGTGAACCAACTCACGGTGTAATGCTGTTATTATGTAAGACGGTAATTAAACCCTGACCATGACATAGATTACATGTTCTGGTCGAGACAGATAGTGGATCAAAGGAGTGCTCTTTCCGTAGTTCTCTCCAATCAAGAATTAACAAACAACCAGCTTTCTTTTCTAAACCCGTAGCTAGCAGTTCTGTGATTTTAAACTTGAGTGAagaatttgtaattttgtggtATCGGGTAGCCCAGTGGCAAGCTCTGGATTTTGGGGACAGTGAGTGACTCACACACTGAATCCCTCTCCAGCTTCTTCAGGGATTTGAAGCATGAGTGTGCCAATGCAATTTTGCGTCCGCAAAGACTGATGGAGGCAGTTGCAGCTCCCCACACTCCAGACACAGGCGTCAATCAGCTGCACCGCGAACGAGTGGAGGAGGTCAACCGGTGTGTTTTAGGATGACCAACAATAATAGCCTGTAAGCGCCCACTAATACACGGTCATTGTCATGCTGTTTTAGGGCTGGGAGGCCCTACATTATGTTTT
Above is a genomic segment from Alosa sapidissima isolate fAloSap1 chromosome 4, fAloSap1.pri, whole genome shotgun sequence containing:
- the LOC121707882 gene encoding G-protein coupled receptor 22-like; the protein is METESYTTLRLETSDGTGTVASVGILESHGGSALPPPVAWQTPYPISFQVSLTSFLMLELVLGFSSNLTVLVLYCSQSNLVDSVSNLVTVNLHILDIVVCVLCLPLTVVVVLLPPGRDLALICCFHEACVTFASISTAINVLVISMDRYDISVRPANRLLTPRWAGLLLAAVWAVSLAVFFIPFIEVDFFASEEEAAAEENGGASITAATTTQSPEAVWHNRTLLCMGGQGYHMGLGMYYHLLLQVPIFFATVVVMLFTYSRILRALNIRIGSHMRKNQRGGGCGARRSLGCRGRRGRRHRRSKAEQQEEQEAAEQTKQLTHPPLISSPTPTATSPPALSTVPLVGGADSSAAASPSPAVAPVASVGVQASVSAIIALRRAVRRHRDRRERQRRVFRMSLIIISSFIGCWAPISVANVLILCLGPNDTLVSLRLCFLAMAYGTTISHPLLYAFTRQKLRRVLRAKVKKRVVSLLQVDPSPGGTVIHNSWVEPRKSRKHRTEGSDATDRCLTEPL